The following proteins come from a genomic window of Iamia sp. SCSIO 61187:
- a CDS encoding glycosyltransferase family 39 protein, whose protein sequence is MRRSDLLLFVAAALVLVALSSVTAWRLDYAPDETSHLTVVEVVADERRPLTWEDTRYGADRGHAYHLYSPVAYLPYVPARWVAEAVGPLEGAAHPDRVVVRFGAWSIAVAQLAATWSLVRRVLRTSSARLALAVAVAVNLVPQLRYMHAYITTDGMTVLAATVAVAVSARVLQRPRAEVVDGLLCGLAIALCAHVRYNALIVGAVTLLALAWRAARAAQPWRPRLRPLGVALAVALVLSAPFHLWVYEEQANRHVTASTTHEQLRESTFLGHLTEDVSTAELIRIRGAEVDEVGEGMWLRFQRYHKISAAIWRVLAVLTVLGVVAALASRQLTRAIKVLTIVLVVAFFVTWVAMAAQWPFTAHGRFLLPVGLPIVAIAASGYTALLGERSRIPAVVVPAAVAAGLGSLLLDGIRALR, encoded by the coding sequence GTGCGCCGGAGCGACCTCCTGCTCTTCGTCGCCGCCGCGCTGGTGCTGGTCGCGCTGTCGTCGGTGACGGCGTGGCGGCTGGACTACGCCCCGGACGAGACCTCCCACCTGACCGTGGTGGAGGTCGTCGCCGACGAACGGCGTCCGCTCACGTGGGAGGACACGCGGTACGGAGCGGACCGGGGCCACGCCTACCACCTCTACTCGCCGGTGGCCTACCTCCCCTACGTCCCGGCTCGGTGGGTCGCCGAGGCCGTCGGGCCCCTGGAGGGAGCAGCCCACCCGGACCGCGTGGTCGTCAGGTTCGGAGCCTGGTCGATCGCCGTGGCCCAGCTGGCGGCGACCTGGAGCCTCGTCCGGCGCGTCCTGCGCACCTCCTCGGCCCGCCTGGCCCTCGCCGTCGCCGTCGCCGTCAACCTGGTGCCGCAGCTGCGCTACATGCACGCCTACATCACCACCGACGGGATGACGGTCCTCGCCGCGACCGTCGCCGTGGCGGTCTCGGCGCGCGTGCTGCAGAGGCCGAGGGCCGAGGTCGTCGACGGGCTCCTGTGCGGGTTGGCGATCGCCCTGTGCGCGCACGTCCGCTACAACGCGCTCATCGTCGGCGCTGTGACGCTGCTGGCCCTGGCGTGGCGAGCGGCGCGCGCCGCCCAGCCATGGAGGCCTCGGCTGCGACCGCTCGGCGTCGCCCTCGCCGTCGCCCTCGTCCTGTCCGCACCGTTCCACCTGTGGGTGTACGAGGAGCAGGCCAACCGCCACGTGACCGCGAGCACTACGCACGAGCAGCTCCGGGAGTCGACGTTCCTCGGCCACCTCACCGAGGACGTCTCGACCGCCGAGCTGATCCGCATCCGCGGGGCCGAGGTCGACGAGGTCGGGGAGGGGATGTGGTTGCGCTTCCAGCGCTACCACAAGATCTCGGCCGCGATCTGGCGCGTGCTCGCCGTGCTCACGGTCCTCGGGGTCGTCGCCGCGCTCGCGTCCCGTCAGCTGACGCGAGCGATCAAGGTGCTGACCATCGTCCTCGTCGTCGCGTTCTTCGTGACCTGGGTCGCGATGGCGGCCCAGTGGCCGTTCACCGCCCATGGTCGGTTCCTGCTCCCCGTCGGTCTGCCCATCGTCGCCATCGCCGCATCCGGGTACACCGCCCTGCTGGGTGAACGGTCTCGGATCCCCGCCGTGGTC